The Pseudomonas sp. SCB32 DNA window GATGCGGTGCAGCATCAGGATGTAGGGATACGGAATCGGTGTGTTGCGGATCCGCTCGCAGCCGCCGAGCACGTAGGAGAGCCGGGTCATCTGCTGGTCGATGGCGGCGAGGGTGATGTCGCCGGCTCCGGCTTCGCGGGCACGCTTGGCGAAACGCTCGCCGACGCTGGCCAGCAATGCATTGGTTGGCGTGGCGGTGGCCGCCAGCGCGGCCGACTCGTTGGTGCCGAGCAGTCGGCGAACGTCCTCGCTCTGCGAGGTGCCGCGCAGATGGTCGCGCAGCACGTAGGCAAAGGCGATCAGCGGGTTGCAGAGGCCGCGGCGGGCTTCCGGGGTGAGGTCCGGCAGCAGTGAACGGGTCTGGCGGGCCAGGTTGCGTGTAACGATCAGCAGCTCGCCCCACAGCGTGCGGGCTTCCCAGAAGCGCTGGTAGGCCACGTTGTTGCGGAAGCCGAGGAAGATCGCCAGGGTCAGGCCCCAGAGGGTGAAGGGCGTGGAGGTGATGACCACCTTGTAGTGGTAGAGCGTGCCGTGGGTGGCTACCACCAGCGAACTGAGCAGCACTGTGTAGAGCACCTTGCGCCAGATGGCCGGGATGATCGAGCCCTTGAGCGAAAACAGCAGGACCCAAAGTGTCGGGGTTTGCGGGCGAAGGATCATGCGGCGGTATCCGGTGGGGCGGAGCGGGCATGATAGCTGAGATGGGCAGAGCGGCGGCATGTTGCGGAGGATGGCTCTTGTAGGAGTGAGCTTGCTCACGAACCGCCCCCGCAGCGAGGGTGTTCGCGAGCAAGCTCGCTCCTACGAAAAGCGGATCGTGCCGGTGAACCTAGCCTTGCTGGTACAGCTTCACGATGGCCGAGAAGTCCAGCTGGCCGTTGCCCTGGTTGCTGAAGGTCTGGAACAACTGCTGGGCAAGTGCGCCGAGCAGCACCGGCTGGCGCACCTGGCGTGCGGCCTCGCTGGCCAGGCCCAGGTCCTTGAGCATCAGGTCGGTGCCGAAGCCACCGCTGTAGCCGCGTGCCACCGGGGCGCCGGTGAGTGGGTTGTTCACCTCCGAGCTCCAGCAGCGGCCGCTGGAGGTGTTGATGATGCCGGCCAGGACTTCCGCGTCCATGCCCAGCTTCACACCCAGGGACATGGCTTCCGCCACGCCGATCATGGAGATGCCCAGCAGCAGGTTGTTCGCCACTTTGGCCACCTGGCCGTTGCCGGTGCCGCCGCAGTGCACGATGTTCTTGCCCATGGCCGCCAGTACCGGGCGGGCGCGCTCGAAGTCGGCCTGCTCGCCACCGACCATGAAGGTCAGGGTGCCAGCCGCTGCGCCGGCGGTGCCGCCGGAAACCGGTGCATCGAGCATCGGGTTGCCGTGGGCCTGGGCGGCGGCGCTGACCTCGCGGGCATTCAGCGGGTCGATGGTGGAGGAGTCGATCAGCAGCACGCCGGGCTGCACGTTCGCCAGGAGGCCGTTGTCGCCGAGGAAGACCTGCTTCACGTGGGCGGCGGCCGGCAGCATGGTGATGATCA harbors:
- a CDS encoding bestrophin family protein — its product is MILRPQTPTLWVLLFSLKGSIIPAIWRKVLYTVLLSSLVVATHGTLYHYKVVITSTPFTLWGLTLAIFLGFRNNVAYQRFWEARTLWGELLIVTRNLARQTRSLLPDLTPEARRGLCNPLIAFAYVLRDHLRGTSQSEDVRRLLGTNESAALAATATPTNALLASVGERFAKRAREAGAGDITLAAIDQQMTRLSYVLGGCERIRNTPIPYPYILMLHRIVHVYCFLLPFCLVDSIGWFTPLAVCVLAYTFFGLDALGDQIADPFDTQPNDLPLDAMSRNVEIAVLEILGESPLPEPLQPVNGLLL
- the mmsB gene encoding 3-hydroxyisobutyrate dehydrogenase, whose translation is MRIGFIGLGNMGGPMAANLLKAGFDLSVFDLSAKAVEAAVALGARALASPADVARDDVEMIITMLPAAAHVKQVFLGDNGLLANVQPGVLLIDSSTIDPLNAREVSAAAQAHGNPMLDAPVSGGTAGAAAGTLTFMVGGEQADFERARPVLAAMGKNIVHCGGTGNGQVAKVANNLLLGISMIGVAEAMSLGVKLGMDAEVLAGIINTSSGRCWSSEVNNPLTGAPVARGYSGGFGTDLMLKDLGLASEAARQVRQPVLLGALAQQLFQTFSNQGNGQLDFSAIVKLYQQG